In the Brevinematales bacterium genome, one interval contains:
- a CDS encoding HD domain-containing protein, giving the protein MEPKSQMKKIPVEELKPGMVFSRTLFGDNYEILLEPNTPITQRIIDDIKRKGIKFVETTGDLKGIVKVKEEDHITQDVLSTEIEKLETFYKSIVSSIDSIYTNYKSTKEIYPEKVQTLVETIIGKIKEIKDRNIFIGLVHKSEGSKYLPSHVANLTILGLLLGQELQYPEQKLKLLATGLILMDIGMIFVPMTILERESKLTPEEYNKIKAHTVLGYKAVVQENNFSPEVGRICLEHHERWDGSGYPRKLEKLQISEYARIAGIVDTYEAMIRKRVYRDRMMSFEAMKNILAEGSTKFDPDILKVFIRMMSIYPVGSYVMLNTRAIAKVISSDPASPFRPIVKVIYDEFGTKIDDGEIIKLSEENNIYIIKPVKEEGIEK; this is encoded by the coding sequence ATGGAACCAAAATCACAAATGAAGAAAATACCAGTAGAAGAGTTAAAACCTGGGATGGTCTTCAGCAGAACTCTTTTTGGTGATAACTACGAAATACTACTCGAACCAAATACACCAATCACCCAACGGATAATAGACGATATAAAAAGAAAAGGTATAAAATTTGTCGAAACCACAGGTGATCTAAAAGGTATAGTAAAGGTAAAAGAAGAAGATCATATAACCCAAGATGTACTATCAACAGAAATAGAAAAACTTGAAACATTTTACAAATCAATAGTCAGTAGTATAGATTCAATATACACAAATTATAAATCTACAAAAGAAATATATCCTGAAAAAGTACAAACTCTAGTTGAAACAATAATTGGTAAAATTAAAGAAATAAAAGATAGAAACATATTTATAGGATTAGTTCACAAATCAGAAGGATCAAAATACTTACCAAGCCATGTAGCTAACCTAACTATATTAGGACTATTATTAGGACAAGAATTACAATACCCCGAACAAAAACTAAAATTACTAGCAACAGGACTCATTCTAATGGACATAGGCATGATATTTGTACCTATGACCATACTCGAAAGAGAATCAAAACTAACTCCAGAAGAGTATAACAAAATAAAAGCACATACAGTACTAGGATACAAAGCAGTAGTTCAGGAAAATAACTTTTCTCCAGAAGTTGGTAGAATATGTCTCGAACATCACGAAAGATGGGATGGATCAGGATATCCTAGAAAACTTGAAAAACTCCAGATATCAGAATACGCTAGAATAGCAGGAATAGTAGACACTTATGAAGCAATGATTAGAAAAAGAGTTTATAGAGATAGAATGATGTCATTCGAAGCAATGAAAAATATACTCGCAGAAGGAAGCACAAAGTTTGATCCAGATATACTAAAAGTGTTCATAAGAATGATGTCAATATATCCTGTAGGATCATATGTCATGCTAAATACAAGAGCAATAGCAAAGGTAATATCATCAGATCCAGCATCTCCATTCAGGCCAATTGTCAAAGTCATATACGACGAATTCGGTACAAAAATCGATGATGGAGAAATAATAAAACTTTCAGAAGAAAATAATATATACATAATAAAACCCGTAAAAGAAGAAGGAATAG
- a CDS encoding TIM barrel protein has protein sequence MISKNFKGLKVLTAGIPLSTPHPQTIYKGIDRIVELELDGMEIEFVHGVRTKDSEMIKIGEYGKNKNIVFTAHAPYYINLNAKEKEKYIKSKEHIKKTIMALEKANGWSMVFHPAFYLEDHPHIVLSKVIKAIEEINSELKELGHNFNVWIRPETMGKPSQFGSLEEVVEVSKHFDNVLPCIDFSHLYARTIGGYNTEKEIYEIFEYIGKELGDQALKNMHIHLSGIEYGPKGEKFHNTFDETKFNYKFVIKALKYFEVEGVIISESSNIEYDALIIKNLYNSENVE, from the coding sequence CTTCAAAGGTTTAAAAGTTCTGACAGCAGGTATTCCTTTATCAACTCCACATCCTCAAACAATATATAAAGGTATAGACAGAATAGTTGAACTCGAACTTGATGGTATGGAGATAGAATTCGTACACGGTGTAAGGACTAAAGATAGTGAAATGATTAAAATAGGAGAGTACGGCAAAAATAAGAACATTGTTTTTACAGCACATGCTCCCTATTATATCAATCTAAACGCAAAAGAAAAAGAAAAGTATATTAAGAGTAAAGAACACATAAAGAAGACAATAATGGCTCTTGAAAAAGCAAATGGTTGGAGTATGGTTTTCCATCCGGCTTTTTACCTAGAAGATCACCCCCATATAGTTTTATCAAAAGTTATAAAAGCTATCGAAGAAATAAATAGTGAGTTAAAAGAACTAGGGCATAATTTCAACGTATGGATCAGACCTGAAACTATGGGAAAACCTTCACAATTTGGATCACTCGAAGAAGTAGTTGAAGTATCAAAACATTTCGACAATGTACTACCTTGCATAGATTTCTCTCATCTTTACGCAAGAACTATAGGCGGGTACAATACAGAAAAAGAAATATATGAAATATTCGAATACATAGGCAAAGAACTCGGAGATCAAGCTCTAAAAAATATGCACATACATCTAAGCGGTATAGAATACGGCCCTAAAGGAGAAAAATTTCACAACACTTTTGATGAAACAAAGTTTAACTACAAATTTGTAATAAAAGCACTTAAATACTTTGAAGTCGAAGGAGTTATAATAAGCGAAAGCTCAAATATTGAATATGACGCTCTAATTATTAAGAATTTATATAATTCCGAAAATGTTGAATAG